The Salvelinus fontinalis isolate EN_2023a chromosome 13, ASM2944872v1, whole genome shotgun sequence DNA segment TTCCAAGGTGATAGCTGTGGATGCTGACTCTGGACAAAACGCGTGGCTTTCATATCACATCGTGAAATCAACTGATCCGGGACTTTTCACTATTGGTCTCCACAGTGGAGAGATCAGGGCACAGCGGGACATTTCTGAATCTGACAGTATGAAGCAGAACCTTGTTATATCAGTGAAAGATAAcggacagccctctctctctacaaccTGTGATGTATATTTACTCATATCAGATAACTTGGCTGAAGTTCCAGAAATGAAAGACATGGCTTATGAGGATAGTTCCAAACTAACTTCCTATTTGATCATTGGTctggtctctgtctccacctTTTTCCTGACTTTCATTATTCTCATCCTGACCGTGAGGTTCTGCCGCAGTAGAAAGCCTAGAATGTTGTTTGATGGAGCAGTCGCCATTCCCAGCGCGTATTTCCCTCCCAACTATGCAGAGGTGGATGGAGCTGGAACTCTGCGCAGTTCTTACAATTATGACGCATACCTGACAACGGGCTCACGCACCAGTGAATTTAAGTTTGTCAGATCTTACAATGACAGCACGCTGCCTGCTGATCAGACACTGACAAGATGTCCAGATACATTATTAGAAGGGAGTATCATCACGCTCAACACTGCAGGAGACTCTGAGGTAACCAATGCCTTTATTCTGCATTTTATGAGGATGGTTTGTCCTACGTGGCTTTGAAACGAAATAGGACTAATTTGCTTCTTGGCAATAGCAAACTTCCTAACGTGAAAGGCCCAACGCTCTGTTTTAATAGCAGGTTGTATATTAAAGTCAGCAACACAGCATTAGTATGCTCTTCTAGTATGAGAGAGTACAGCGCAACATGAAGTCATCTGAAGTGTATGCAGCTACAGTTCTTCTATTGTTTTGAATGTATGTATTATTTGTCATTGGCGACCTCTAGGCAGTTCTATTGTATCTTGGATAAGTGGACTACAAAATGAAAATATGTGTCTTCTATTACGCCTGTAGCCTACTGTTACATGCAGAGAAATTGCTCACGCAATTTGATACCACTTCCACTGAAATATTATCAATATATAATACTGAATATTATCAAAGTGGCATATTTTCCTACAGATACAGGATCTTAACATGTTTGATGCAGCAATAGGAaatatgaattattatgtggGTTATAACTAATGGTCATTTTTCTAGGTGAAAATCAAATCTGAAATGTTacagtggaaatgacaaacttcagaagcctttttaaacctcaaatacactacacgttttacatttcctgcattggtgatcaaatgaagatgctACATCTGCATAGCCTGTACCTGAGTTGTTCTGCTAAATCacatgaagatcctacatctgcataGCCTGTACCAGAGTTGTTCTGCTTCTGCTAAATTTAAGTTGGCCAATACCTTTATTATATTCCCTTTCACTGTTCATTCCACTGTAGCCTGCAGGACTTAAATGAATATATTCACACGCTGAAAATACAAATCACATCACCTTCCAATTCTGATGAAGCTACGCTAGCACTGTTTCAGCACCACGCCGATAGACAGCGCAACTGAGAAGCCTGTTTCTCAGTGAAACAGGCAAAGCTGCAACCTGCAAGTATTGGTTTCCGACCAATACTTAAATTAACCTAGAATTATTTTGGATGCTATGTTTGAAACTGAAAAATAACATTTACCGCATTGTATGCTACTTCCGCGCATTCACATTCTCACCTTCTAGGGAAAAAGTATATCCTGAATGTCGTGGTGGCTTATGGATTCATGAGGTTTATTTGAATGCAATTTTTTGTAGTTTTCATTGACATACTCTAAGTGTCGCTGTTCACTATATATTGGCCGACAGGCACATCTCTTCCCCAGTCCATGCATAGAAAAGGAAGAGATATAGGCCTGCTTTGGTCAGCGTGACAAACCATCGTCTCGATTAGACAGAGGCTTAGCGTGTATCGTCGGCTATTCCACACCTTAACGGAGCAAATGTTTCATTTTGAGGGCTGAACAATATCTTTACCACGATTTGTAGTTGGACTACTTGTGTCATTTGAGAAGATGGAGTACATCGGATTATCATTGTCTGTTTCGACGTTCCGTTTGGTTTTCCTCGTCTTCATGGTGCGACAGAGCCATGGCGATATGAGCTATTCTATTCCAGAGGAGATGAAAAGCGGATCTGTGATCGGGAATATAGCCAAGGACCTCGGTCTGGATGCGATAAGATTTTCATCTCGCAAGGCTCGTTTGGATATGGATGGCAGTCGTCAAGGTTACTGTGACATTAATGTGAATACCGGAGATATAATTGTGGCTGAAACAATAGACAGGGAGGAGCTGTGTGGACCGAAGGTTTCTTGTTCTTTAAAATACGAGCTTGTGCTGGAAAAACCTCTGGAATTACATCGTATTAATGTGCAAGTCCAAGATATAAATGATAACTCCCCAACATTTTCTAACACTCAAATTAATTTAGAAATCCGCGAGTCTGCGGTTAAAGGAACACGTTTCCTTCTTAGCGAAGCTCATGATGCGGATATAGGACATAATGCAGTTCAAAAATATTCACTCGAAAAAAACGACTATTTTGTTTTGGCTGTTCATACAAACCCAGATGGTGGGAAATACGGCGAGTTAGTTGTAGAGAAGGAATTAGATCGAGAACAACAGCAGGAGGTGACATTGTTACTTACTGCGGTTGACGGTGGGACTCCACAGAGATCTGGTACTGTAGTTATACACGTTACAGTGTTGGATGCTAACGACAATATTCCAGTGTTTACTCAGAACGTCTATAAGGTCAGCCTACCTGAGAATTCTCCATTAGGTACCGTAGTAAGTACAGTGACTGCTATTGATGCAGACGAGGGACCTAATGGCGATGTGACCTATGAACTTGGTCGTATAAGTAACAAAGCAGGGAAGCTGTTTTTGATTAACAAGACAACCGGAGAAATAAAAGTGATCGGCCCTATTGATTTCGAAGAGGAAATATATTATGAAATGAGCGTGCAGGCAAAAGATGGTTTAGGGTCAGCCTCAAATTGTAAAGTTATTATAGAAATCACAGATGTAAATGATAATGCACCAATAATATTGATCAAATCTCTAAGCAATCCCATCCCAGAGGACGTGTTACCTGGTACAGAGGTGGGCATCATTAATGTACAGGATAAAGACTCGGAGGGAAATAGACAAGTCCGCTGTACCATTCAACAAAATGTTCCTTTCAAACTTAACCCTTCTATTAAAAACTATTATTCTCTGGTAACAACGAGTGAATTAGACCGTGAGATAATATCAGATTATAACATAACTATCACTGCCACTGACGAGGggtctccacctttatcctccTCAAAGATCATTAATTTATCTGTATCAGACGTGAATGACAACCCACCTGCATTTGAGGAACCATCCTACAGTTCCTATGTGACTGAAAATAACAAGCCTGGCTCCTCTATGTGTTCTGTTACTGCCAGAGACCCAGACTGGAGACAGAACGGTACGGTGGTCTATTCTCTATTGCCTAGTGGTGTCAATGGTGTTCCGGTGTCCTCATTTTTATCCATTAACGGAGACACGGGGGTGATCCATGCTGTGAGAGCATTTGATTATGAGCAGTTTAGGAGCTTCAAAGTCCACGTTGTAGCCAGAGACAATGGTTCTCCTCCACTCAGCAGTAACGTGACTGTGAGTGTCTTCATAACAGATGAGAATGATAACTCTCCCCAGATATTATACCCTGCTCCAGCAGGGAACTCCTTGATGACTGAGATGGTCCCCAAAGCTGCTCTGGCGGGGTCCCTGGTTTCCAAGGTGATAGCTGTGGATGCTGACTCTGGACAAAACGCGTGGCTGTCATATCAGATCGTGAAATCAACTGATCCGGGACTTTTCACTATTGGTCTCCACAGTGGAGAGATCAGCGCACAGCGGGACATTTCTGAGTCTGACAGTATGAAGCAAAACCTTGTTATATCAGTGAAAGATAAcggacagccctctctctctacaaccTGTGATGTATATTTACTCATATCAGATAACTTGGCTGAAGTTCCAGAAATGAAAGACATGGCTTATGAGGATAGTTCCAAACTTACTTCCTATTTGATCATTGGTctagtctctgtctccaccttTTTCCTGACATTCATTATTCTCATCCTGGCCGTGAGGTTCTGCCGCAGTAGAAAGCCTAGAATGTTGTTTGATGGAGCAGTCGCCATTCCCAGCGCGTATTTCCCTCCCAACTATGCAGAAGTGGATGGAGCTGGAACTCTGCGCAGTTCTTACAATTATGACGCATACCTGACAACGGGCTCACGCACCAGTGACTTCAAGTTTGTGAGATCTTACAATGACAGCACCCTGCCTGCTGAGCTTACACTGAGGAAGAGTCAAATTGAGTTTTTGGGAGAAAGTGTATTCACTCCTGACGTCGCGAGGAATACTGAGGTGAGATTAGAATCGTATTTTTTAGTATTGATTGACCTTTTATGTGTATTGAGATGACCACAAGTCTGTCAGATGTTTGAATGTGATCACTGTGTTGTTTTGTTATCAGACATTGCGACGTGTTTAAATTTACTGATTTCAGGAGGCGTCACTGGTAATATGTGTATTCCAAGCAGAATAAACCGGCTACATCCCTCCTACGTTTTTTTTGCGAAGTGTCTTATGCCAGAGCTTGGTGCCATATCTCCAGACTTATCTGATGAATTTCTAATGCAGGATACACGTTTACAAGATTTGAAGGGCtccgttttattttattttaaacgcAGAATAGGCTACTATGTCAACTATTTGAAGTGATCCGTCTGTAATTATATAGGCCTATGCTAGGTCAAATAGCCTGCTGCTATTTTAAGTGAACATATTTATGACGTTTATTGGATAGCAATTTGCAGCACTAAATTATTAATCTCTTATGCACAATCTATCATTCAAAAGCAAGTGAGGAAAATTCAATTAAATGTCAATGTAGTTTAGGATATCATGAGAGGCTATGTTATTTAGGCCTATATTTTTACATGTATAAAATCGCATTAATGAAAAGCAGTTTTCAATTATCAAGCCTTTGGTCATTTATATTTTAAAATTCACCCAAAACAACCGAAATAATAcactaatataatatacacatggCATATTATTCAATGACTGAAAAGGTTACCCTCATCTCGGATACTCTATTGCCAAATCCTTAAAGTATGGTCGCTGTCCAGTTCTGAAACATTACCGACGCTATAGCGCACGTATCTTTTGCGCCAACCATAGAGAGTTAAGGCTCAAACCAAAATGGTGTTGACTGATGGAAAACTGGTGATTTGTTCTGGCTGACTTGTAGGCATGGCCAGTTTGGCAAAATTTAAGACGCATATTTTTACAGTAAGATATTGGAAATATCTTGTTCAATGTATATTCAGTAACTTTGTAGTGTTACTGCAGTTTTTGTGAAAATACTCAATGTGTCGCTGTTCACCTTCTCTGGCTGAATGCACACTTGTGTCCCCACGCAGTAGATTAACATATACAGGGAGGAGATTTGTTTCTGCAGTGGGGAAAAAACAAAGCATTGACTAGTTTCAACATATCCTTGCTTGGAGAGAATATCGGAACTTGGACTACATTTCTTTAATGGAATAACGTATTCTGGAAATCACCATCTTAAGGATAGGATCGCTCCCACGTTGATGATGATGGATGCAAGATTATCGGTCTCTACCTTCGTTCTCTCCTCGGTTTTCTTTCTTGTTCTCCCTCGTAACACGTATGGAGACATGAGCTACTCTGCACCTGAGGAAGCGAAGCGCGGATTTGTCATTGGAAATATAGCCAAAGATCTCGGACTGGATGCGAAGAGATTCTCTAATCGCAAAGCTCGGTTGGATATGGATGACATCAGTCAACGTTATTGTGACATCAACCTCGCGGCTGGCAACCTTATTGTGACGGAAAGAATAGATAGAGAGGAGCTGTGTGGTTCGAAGGTTACTTGTGCATTAAAATATGAGCTTGTGCTTGAAAACCCTCTGGAGCTGCATCGTATTACTGTGCAAATTCAAGACGTAAATGACAATTCACCTCGTTTCCCCAATGAACGCATTCATCTAGAAATAAGGGAATCGGCTGATAAAGGGGAGCGTTTTCCCTTAGACGAAGCCCATGATTCGGACATAGGATTAAACACGGTGCAAAGCTATACGCTCGACAGGAATGAACATTTTGTTTTGGCCGTTCATACAAATAGAGATGGTGGGAAATACAGTGAGTTGGTGTTAGAAAAAGAGCTGGATCGAGAAAAGCAAGAGGAGGTGACGTTGTTACTTACGGCTGTTGATGGTGGGGCTCCACGGAGATCTGGTACTGTAGTTATACACGTCACTGTGTTGGATGCTAACGATAATATTCCAGTGTTTAGCCAAGACGTTTATAGAGTCAGTCTGACAGAAAATCCCCCTTTACATTCTGTAGTGGTAACTGTCAGCGCCACTGATGCAGATAAGGGTGCAAATGGGGAAGTGACGTTTGACTTCAGTAGTATATCTGATAAGGCATCATCGATTTTTTCTATAGACAAAGGGACTGGTGTAATCAGAGTCGTCGGACCTGTGGACTTTGAAGAGAGGAAAGATTATGAAATGCGCGTCCAAGCCAAAGATGGGTCAGGTTTAGCTTCTAACACAAAAGTAATCATAGATATAACCGATATAAATGACAATGCACCATTAATATTCATCAAATCACTTAGCAATCCCATCCCTGAGAACGTGTTTCTTGGTACAGAGGTGGGCATAATTCAAGTACAGGATAAAGACTCGGAGGGAAATAGACAGGTACGATGCTCCATTCAACAAAATGTCCCATTCAAACTTAACCCTTCAATCAAAAACTACTATTCTCTGGTAACAACAGGTGAATTAGACCGTGAGATAATATCAGATTATAACATAACTATCACTGCCACTGACGAGGGGTCTCCACCCTTATCCTCCTCAAAGACTATTAATTTATCTGTATCAGACGTGAATGACAACCCACCTGTGTTTGAAGAACAATCCTACAGCACCTATGTGACTGAAAATAACAAGCCTGGCTCCTCTATGTGTTCTGTTACTGCCAGAGACCCAGACTGGAGACAGAACGGCACAGTGGTCTATTCTCTATTGTCTAGTGGTATCAATGGTGTTCCGGTGTCCTCATTTGTATCCATCAACGGAGACACGGGGGTGATCCACGCAGTGAGATCATTTGATTATGAACAGTTTAGGAGCTTCAAAGTCCACGTTGTAGCCAGAGACAATGGTTCTCCTCCACTCAGCAGTAACGTGACAGTGAGTGTCTTCATAACAGATGAGAATGATAACTCTCCCCAGATATTATACCCTGCTCCAGCAGGGAACTCCTTGATGACTGAGATGGTCCCAAAAGCTGCTATGGAGGGGTCACTGGTTTCCAAGGTGATAGCTGTGGATGCTGACTCTGGACAAAACGCGTGGCTTTCATATCACATCGTGAAATCGATTGATCCGGGACTTTTCACTATTGGTCTCCACAGTGGAGAGATCAGGGCCCAGCGGGACATTTCTGAATCTGACAGTATGAAGCAGAACCTTGTTATATCAGTGAAAGATAAcggacagccctctctctctacaaccTGTGATGTATATTTACTCATATCAGATAACTTGGCTGAAGTTCCAGAACTGAAAGACATGGCTTATGAGGATAGTTCCAAACTAACTTCATATTTGATCATTGCActggtctctgtctccacctTTTTCCTGACTTTCATTATTCTCATCCTGGCCGTGAGGTTCTGCCGCAGAAGAAAGCCTAGAATGTTGTTTGATGGAGCAGTCGCCATTCCCAGCACGTATTTCCCTCCCAACTATGCAGAGGTGGATGGAGCTGGAACTCTGCGTAGTTCTTACAATTATGACGCATACCTGACAACGGGCTCACGCACCAGTGACTTCAAGTTTGTGAGATCTTACAATGACAGCACGCTGCCTGCTGATGTTACACTGAAGAATCCAGTTGAGCCTATTAGCGAAAGTATAATTACTCTGAACAATGCAGAAAATTGTAATGAGGTAAGATAACAGTGGCCTGATATCATTTATTGATTTATCATATTTAAATGTGAGTTCGGTTGGCTCGGCGTAGCCTATTTAATTCGATACATTTCAATTGTTTCAGTTTGTTTGCTTTGTGCCATCATTGATTTTGCTCCTCACTCTTATAAGTACTATGTCCATGAAAATCAGTGTATCACTCCTAAATCATTTCTGGACATAGTGAAACTTGAATGGGTAGCCAAAGGCTCTAAATATTAGCCAACAATGGTTTTCTTTCTTTTCTGTGGTGTCTACATAGCATTTAAGAGATCATATGACAGCCGTTCGCCCTTTCGAGGTCGTTGGTGTTTCAGCACCACTATTGTGGATAGCGATCACCATTCTGCAGGCTTCTGCAACGGAATGACTAAAGCTATCTGTAGTTAAACTTATTTCTGGTCTTATGTTTTTCTAAGGCACATCATCAGGGATTTTTACCGTTTGAAATCATTATTTCATTAGATgtgtatttattttacatttaattCAAGGTGGAATGTAGTGTTTCTTAAAAAAACGAATCTTATTCTGTTTTAAAACCAGAGCATACAGACGTTTATAACATAAGGATTCACCTAAGaccatacagtacatatagaTCTGATTTAGTATCACGTTTGTTTGCTTCAGCACCCTGCTGCTGTGTTTGGATTTTTTCGTGATATTTACCAACTTCTCTAGAAATCTTCTATAGTCCTATAGCGGATCTAATGATAGCAGGCTAACTCTCACTTTGATAGTTCACTATAATATAACGCTTATGAAGTGTAGGCTATCGATTGTTTCATCAATTGTCAAACATTGAGAAATGGGTTTCTAAGCTCCCTGCGCCCCAACTCCACACCTTTTTTGGGacgtttttgttgttgtcagtAAATGCAGTGTTGAAATAAATACTCAGTGTGTCGCTATATACCAACCTTGAACTAATATACGTATCTCTCCTCCCACAACTGTAATATTTAAAAGAAAGAAAACACCCAACTGCGTCACATAACATCGCAGGAGAATCTGCATGTATGCAATGCTTCTTTTCTCTTCGTTTAGCCAACCGTTTAAATAATTATCCATCACGAACAACTGGCCTATTCTGTGAATTATCTCTGTCTTCAAGGCATATGTCGAAGATGGGACACAACGGGTTCTCGCTCTCAATACTCTGTGTGACACTGCTTTCTCTGTACAAACTGCACCCTAGCCATGGAGACATAAACTACTCTATTCCGGAGGAGATGAAACGTGGATCTTTGATCGGAAATATAGCCAAGGATCTGGGTCTGGATGCTAAGAGATTGTCGGCTCGTGACGCTAGGTTAGAGTTGGACGGCAGCAGTCGACGCTACTGTGATATCAATGCTGACTCGGCGGATTTGATTGTCGCTGAAACAATAGACAGAGAAGAGCTGTGCGGCCCAAGGGTTTCATGCGCTTTGAAATACGAGCTGGTGCTTGAAAATCCTTTAGAGTTGCACCGTGTTACTGTTCAAATCCAGGATATAAATGATAATTCACCTCGATTTCCAAGTGAACGCATACAATTAGAGATAGTAGAGTCGGCTGTGAAAGGGCAACGTTTTCCCTTAAACGAAGCCCATGACGCAGACATTGGATTAAATGCAGTTCAAAGCTATACGCTGGAGAGGAATGACCATTTTGTTTTGGCTGTTCATACAAATGGAGACGGTGGGAAATATGGCGAGTTAGTTTTGGAGAATGAATTAGATCGAGAACAACAGCAGGAGGTGACATTGTTACTTACTGCGGTTGATGGTGGGACTCCGCAGAGATCTGGTACTGTAGTTATACACGTTACTGTGTTGGATTCTAATGATAATATTCCAGTGTTTAGTCAGGACGCCTATAAGGTCAGTCTACCAGAAAATTCTCCTTTCGATACCGTAGTAGCTACAGTTAGTGCCACGGATGCTGACGAGGGACACAATGGGGAAGTGAGCTACGATTTCAGTCGAATATCTGATAAAGCAGCGAGGCTTTTTTCCGTTGAAAAGAAGACTGGAAAAATTAAAGTCATCGGACCAATAGATTTTGAAGCGGAAACATATTATGAAATGCGTATCCAGGCGCAAGACGGATCAGGGTTGGTTTCCAACACAAAAGTAATTGTCGAAATTACAGATGTAAATGACAATGTACCTGTGATATTCCTAAAATCTTTAAAAAATCCCATCCCTGAGAACGTGTTACCTGGCACAGAGGTGGGGATTATTAATGTACAGGATAAAGACTCGGAGGGAAATAGACAGGTCCGCGTCTCCATTCAACAAAATGTTCCTTTCAAACTAAACCCCTCAATCAAAAACTACTATTCTCTGGTAACAACTAGTGAACTAGACCGTGAGATAATTTCAGATTATAACATAACTATCACTGCCACTGACGAGGGGTCTCCACCTTTATCGTCCTCAAAGACTATTCATGTATCTGTATCAGATGTGAATGACAACCCACCTGTGTTTGAAGAACAATCCTACAGTTCCTATGTGACTGAAAATAACAAGCCTGGCTCCTCTATGTGTTCTGTTACTGCCAGAGACCCAGACTGGAGACAGAACGGCACGGTGGTCTATTCTCTATTGTCCAGTGAGATCAACGGTGTTCCGGTGTCCTCATGTTTATCCATCAACGGAGACACGGGTGTGATCAATGCTGTGAGAGCATTTGATTATGAGCAGTTTAGGAGCTTCAAAGTCCACGTTGTAGCCAGAGACAATGGTTCTCCTCCACTCAGCAGTAACGTGACAGTGAGTGTCTTCATAACAGATGAGAATGATAACTCTCCCCAGATATTATACCCTGCTCCAGCAGGGAACTCCTTGATGACTGAAATGGTCCCCAAAGCTGCTCTAGCGGGGTCCCTGGTTTCCAAGGTGATAGCTGTGGATGCTGACTCTGGACAAAACGCTTGGCTTTCATATCAGATCTTGAAATCGACTGATCCGGGACTTTTCACTATTGGTCTCCACAGTGGAGAGATCAGGGCACAGCGGGACATTTCTGAATCTGACAGTATGAAGCAAAACCTTGTTATATCAGTGAAAGATAAcggacagccctctctctctacaaccTGTGATGTATATTTACTCATATCAGATAACTTGGCTGAAGTTCCAGAACTGAAAGACATGACTTATGAGGATAGTTCCAAACTTACTTCCTATTTGATCATTGCActggtctctgtctccacctTTTTCCTGACTTTCATTATTCTCATCCTGGCCGTGAGGTTCTGCCGCAGTAGAAAGCCTAGAATGTTGTTTGATGGAGCAGTCGCCATTCCCAGCGCGTATTTCCCTCCCAACTATGCAGAGGTGGATGGAGCTGGAACTCTCCGTAGTTCTTATAATTATGACGCATACCTGACAACGGGCTCACGCACCAGTGACTTCAAGTTTGTCAGATCTTACAATGACAGCACACTGCCTGCTGATTTAACACTAAGGAAGAGCCCAGATGAAACCAGTGAAGCTATTGAGAGTGAATCAAAATATTCAACTATGGTAATGGAACATTTTTCAAATTTAAAGTGTCACTCTGGCGTAGAGCAGTGgtgggatgagggagagaagaCGTTTATATTTGTTAGGTCTGCTTGCTTGCTGTGTGTGATGATCCATACTAGAACTCATTCATCCAAGCCCTTtggctggtggtggtggaggggaggtCAAAGTTCAACGAAAATAGTATAGAAACATATTTCATTCCCCTTGACCTTGGCTGTTTGCGTAATTTGACCACTGAAGTGACACCTGGGTTAGTCATCCTGGCATTCCATATCACCTGTTTTCACACTCACCTTGTATCAGAAGAGGTTCAAGGCTCATTCTGGAGATGGACCGTGTTATTTGAAATGTAGATTGTTTTAACCTTTGTTGAATTCATATCAGGCAGGAGTAATTGTCAAACTTATGCCTGAGTATTTGTTCTGCCGTGAAAACATAAGAAACTTTATCAAGTAAGCTAACTGTGGAATACATCTTTAATATCTAACTGTGGAATACATCTTTAATATGTAACTGTGGAATTCATCTTTAATATCAAATTGTGGAATACATCTTTAATATGTAACTGTGGAATACATCTTTACTATCAAACTGTGGAATACATCTTTAATATCTAACTGTGG contains these protein-coding regions:
- the LOC129868843 gene encoding protocadherin gamma-A11-like isoform X25 encodes the protein MMMDARLSVSTFVLSSVFFLVLPRNTYGDMSYSAPEEAKRGFVIGNIAKDLGLDAKRFSNRKARLDMDDISQRYCDINLAAGNLIVTERIDREELCGSKVTCALKYELVLENPLELHRITVQIQDVNDNSPRFPNERIHLEIRESADKGERFPLDEAHDSDIGLNTVQSYTLDRNEHFVLAVHTNRDGGKYSELVLEKELDREKQEEVTLLLTAVDGGAPRRSGTVVIHVTVLDANDNIPVFSQDVYRVSLTENPPLHSVVVTVSATDADKGANGEVTFDFSSISDKASSIFSIDKGTGVIRVVGPVDFEERKDYEMRVQAKDGSGLASNTKVIIDITDINDNAPLIFIKSLSNPIPENVFLGTEVGIIQVQDKDSEGNRQVRCSIQQNVPFKLNPSIKNYYSLVTTGELDREIISDYNITITATDEGSPPLSSSKTINLSVSDVNDNPPVFEEQSYSTYVTENNKPGSSMCSVTARDPDWRQNGTVVYSLLSSGINGVPVSSFVSINGDTGVIHAVRSFDYEQFRSFKVHVVARDNGSPPLSSNVTVSVFITDENDNSPQILYPAPAGNSLMTEMVPKAAMEGSLVSKVIAVDADSGQNAWLSYHIVKSIDPGLFTIGLHSGEIRAQRDISESDSMKQNLVISVKDNGQPSLSTTCDVYLLISDNLAEVPELKDMAYEDSSKLTSYLIIALVSVSTFFLTFIILILAVRFCRRRKPRMLFDGAVAIPSTYFPPNYAEVDGAGTLRSSYNYDAYLTTGSRTSDFKFVRSYNDSTLPADVTLKNPVEPISESIITLNNAENCNEQKPPNNDWRFTQQGQRPGPSGAGPHPDGAGGAIVGTGPWPNPPTEAEQLQALMAVANEVSEATATLGPRYNAQFPMQHVPDYRQNVYIPGSTATLTTNPQQMMPQPALQGPPQAIPQVDVPNAAQTPASKKKTTKKDKK
- the LOC129868843 gene encoding protocadherin gamma-A11-like isoform X3; this translates as MQCFFSLRLANRLNNYPSRTTGLFCELSLSSRHMSKMGHNGFSLSILCVTLLSLYKLHPSHGDINYSIPEEMKRGSLIGNIAKDLGLDAKRLSARDARLELDGSSRRYCDINADSADLIVAETIDREELCGPRVSCALKYELVLENPLELHRVTVQIQDINDNSPRFPSERIQLEIVESAVKGQRFPLNEAHDADIGLNAVQSYTLERNDHFVLAVHTNGDGGKYGELVLENELDREQQQEVTLLLTAVDGGTPQRSGTVVIHVTVLDSNDNIPVFSQDAYKVSLPENSPFDTVVATVSATDADEGHNGEVSYDFSRISDKAARLFSVEKKTGKIKVIGPIDFEAETYYEMRIQAQDGSGLVSNTKVIVEITDVNDNVPVIFLKSLKNPIPENVLPGTEVGIINVQDKDSEGNRQVRVSIQQNVPFKLNPSIKNYYSLVTTSELDREIISDYNITITATDEGSPPLSSSKTIHVSVSDVNDNPPVFEEQSYSSYVTENNKPGSSMCSVTARDPDWRQNGTVVYSLLSSEINGVPVSSCLSINGDTGVINAVRAFDYEQFRSFKVHVVARDNGSPPLSSNVTVSVFITDENDNSPQILYPAPAGNSLMTEMVPKAALAGSLVSKVIAVDADSGQNAWLSYQILKSTDPGLFTIGLHSGEIRAQRDISESDSMKQNLVISVKDNGQPSLSTTCDVYLLISDNLAEVPELKDMTYEDSSKLTSYLIIALVSVSTFFLTFIILILAVRFCRSRKPRMLFDGAVAIPSAYFPPNYAEVDGAGTLRSSYNYDAYLTTGSRTSDFKFVRSYNDSTLPADLTLRKSPDETSEAIESESKYSTMQKPPNNDWRFTQQGQRPGPSGAGPHPDGAGGAIVGTGPWPNPPTEAEQLQALMAVANEVSEATATLGPRYNAQFPMQHVPDYRQNVYIPGSTATLTTNPQQMMPQPALQGPPQAIPQVDVPNAAQTPASKKKTTKKDKK
- the LOC129868843 gene encoding protocadherin beta-16-like isoform X1, with protein sequence MQCFFSLRLANRLNNYPSRTTGLFCELSLSSRHMSKMGHNGFSLSILCVTLLSLYKLHPSHGDINYSIPEEMKRGSLIGNIAKDLGLDAKRLSARDARLELDGSSRRYCDINADSADLIVAETIDREELCGPRVSCALKYELVLENPLELHRVTVQIQDINDNSPRFPSERIQLEIVESAVKGQRFPLNEAHDADIGLNAVQSYTLERNDHFVLAVHTNGDGGKYGELVLENELDREQQQEVTLLLTAVDGGTPQRSGTVVIHVTVLDSNDNIPVFSQDAYKVSLPENSPFDTVVATVSATDADEGHNGEVSYDFSRISDKAARLFSVEKKTGKIKVIGPIDFEAETYYEMRIQAQDGSGLVSNTKVIVEITDVNDNVPVIFLKSLKNPIPENVLPGTEVGIINVQDKDSEGNRQVRVSIQQNVPFKLNPSIKNYYSLVTTSELDREIISDYNITITATDEGSPPLSSSKTIHVSVSDVNDNPPVFEEQSYSSYVTENNKPGSSMCSVTARDPDWRQNGTVVYSLLSSEINGVPVSSCLSINGDTGVINAVRAFDYEQFRSFKVHVVARDNGSPPLSSNVTVSVFITDENDNSPQILYPAPAGNSLMTEMVPKAALAGSLVSKVIAVDADSGQNAWLSYQILKSTDPGLFTIGLHSGEIRAQRDISESDSMKQNLVISVKDNGQPSLSTTCDVYLLISDNLAEVPELKDMTYEDSSKLTSYLIIALVSVSTFFLTFIILILAVRFCRSRKPRMLFDGAVAIPSAYFPPNYAEVDGAGTLRSSYNYDAYLTTGSRTSDFKFVRSYNDSTLPADLTLRKSPDETSEAIESESKYSTMQKPPNNDWRFTQQGQRPGPSGTYRYSTSTQQRWTPYSKARAGPHPDGAGGAIVGTGPWPNPPTEAEQLQALMAVANEVSEATATLGPRYNAQFPMQHVPDYRQNVYIPGSTATLTTNPQQMMPQPALQGPPQAIPQVDVPNAAQTPASKKKTTKKDKK